The Coprobacillus cateniformis DNA window ATAAAGCAATTCTTTGGGACTCATACCTTCACCTCCATTTTTATTTTTCACAAAAAAATGAAAAAGATACATTTCTTTAAAAAAAAGACATTCTAAGATGTCTTCCCAAAAACTTTATTCATATCTTCAACAATTTGACTATCAATTTTATTTCCTACTGCCATACTTCTCATAATTTCAATACTTTTTTCATGAGACATTGCATCTTTATAAGGTCTATCTTCAGTTAAAGCCTGGTAAATATCACAACATGCCATCAAACGATCAATAAAATCCAATTCCTCGGCTTTTTTTCCAAATGGATAACCACTACCATCTAATTTTTCATGATGATAAGATGCCCAATGAACAATTTCACCCAACTGCATATCACTAAGAATCTTATATGAATAATATGCATGTGTCTGCATATACGTATATTCAGAGTCAGTTAATTGAGCAGGCTTTTCCAAAACATCACGGTCAATAACGAGTTTTCCAACATCATGCATCGCACCTGCAAAAAATAATTTTAACATCATTTCTTCATCATATTCATAATATAAAGCCATATAAGATGCCTTTGATGCAACACCTATTGAATGTGTTCGCGTATGTGGGGATTTGCTGTCAATGATTCTTGCAAACAATTGACAGATTGCTAACATTTGCGAATCTGTGAAATCTTGATAGATATTATGAATATTTTCTCTTAAATAATTTTCTAATTGATCGTTGTTAATGATTATCTTATCATATGTTAATGCAGCTAAATATGCATCAACAACTTTATCTGAAAATTCTTTATTTCTTAACTTATGAAGTTCTAATAATATATTCTGATACTCTTTTTCACTCATATCTTGAAGATTATAATTGACATCAATCCAATCAGCAATATGAATAAGTTGAGCATATAGTGGTATTTCATCAATCATCTTATGAAATGGTCCACTTCCATCAACTGCTTCATGATGATATAAAATGACATTATGAACATCTTCAAAAAAAGGAATATAATCTATATTCTCTTCACCAACCTCACAATGAATCTTTAAAAATTCAGCCTCTTGAGTATTATCACCTTGCTTATAATACTCAGTTAATCCATTGTCATGCAAAATTGCACAACCTACCAGATCACTTAATTGCTGATTATTTAATGCAAAATGTTCTCCTAACAATAAACATATATATGATACTCTTTTGCCATGATAACTCGTTGTTTTAAAATAATCTTTTTCAACACAATCAAGTGCATATGAAAAAGCCAATAACAAATGATTAAAACATAATTTCACAGAATCACCACCTTTACACATTATACATGATTTGAATGTCGAATAAAACAAAAAGAAATAGATGAGATTTATCTCATCTATTTAACAGGAATCACTGACCCTTTATAAGTTTCTTCAATAAATTTTTTAATATCATCAGATTTTAAAACTTCTACTAATGCTTTTATTTTTTCATCATTTTCATGCCCTTTTTGGCAAGCAACAATATTTACATATGGATTATCAGCATTTGCTGATTCTAAGATAACAGCATCTTTTGTTGGATTTAAGTTTGCTTGTAATGCATAATTTCCATTAATAGCAACCAAATCACCTTCACCATTATTAAAAGAAGTTGCTAATAATTCAGGCTTAATTTCAGTGAATTCTAAATTCTTAGGATTAGATGCAATATCTTTAACAGTTGCATCTAAAACTTTAACACCATCTTTAATCGTAATTAAACCAGCATCTGCTAAGATTGCTAAGATTCTTCCATGATCTGCAACTGAGTTAGAAATAATGACTTTAGCCCCATCTTTTATTTGATCTTTAGACTTTACTGTTTTTGAATAGAATCCAAATGGCTCTATATGAATAGCACCTGCCTCCGCTATTTTATAATTATTCTTCTCTACATCGCCATCAAAGAATGGTCTATGTTGGAAATAGTTAGCATCAACATCTCCAGTATCTAATGCCTTATTAAAGATATAATAATCATCTAAAACTTTAACCTCTAAGTCAATTCCATACTTCTCCTTTAACAACGGTTTTGCCTGTTCTAAGATTTTCGCATGTGGATCCAGTGTTGCTGATACTGTTAATGTTTTTTCATCACTAGAATCACTCTGACTTCCACACCCTACAATGCCTACTGTTAATAATAATGCTAATGCGATTTTTAATAATTTTTTCATTTTATTTTCCCCTTTCATCGCTTGTCAATTCTTTTGACAACATAATCTCCTATTCCCTGTATAATAAAGACAATAACTAATACAAAGAATGTTGCAGTATACATGACTACCATGTTTTGTCTTGCATATCCATACATGTAAGCCACATTTCCAAGTCCTCCAGCACCAATACATCCCGCCATTGCTGTATATCCAACGAGCGAAATTCCCATTACTGTGATACTTGATATTAAAGCTGGCTTGGCTTCTGGGATAAGAACTTTGGTAATAATTTGTAAATGGCTTGCTCCCATCGCCTTACTTGCTTCAATTGTTCCCTTATCTACTTCACTTAGTGCAATCATACACATTCGTGCATAGAAAGGAGCGCTTGATATGATAAGAGCGGGTAAAGCCGCTTTGGCTCCCAGCATTGTTCCAACCAAAAATATTGTGACTGGCAATAAGATAATGATCAAGATAATAAATGGAACTGCTCTTAGTAAGTTGACAATAAAGTCTAATATACGGTTAATTATTTTATTTGGATAAAGTCCATCATCTTTTGTAACATAAAGAATAATTCCTAGTCCAAATCCTAACACAACTGCAATCAACAGTGAAAAGAATGTCATAAACAATGTTTCCTGAATTGAAAGAATCATTGCATCCCAATCAATTTGTTCTAAAACTGTACTCATCTAGATCACCTCCACAATCACTTGATAATCCTTAAATTTTTGAATAACATTTTCATATTCCTGCTTGTCCCCACCTAAAACATTAACAATCAGGACTCCAAACGAACTATCAATTGTATTTGTTAAATTTCCTGAGACAATACTTAAATCTAAATCTATTTCTTTCATTACTTTTGAGACAATTGGAAGCCTAGAAATTTCTTCATCAAAAGTTAATCTTAATAAAATACCATCAGGATATATTTGCTTCAAATTATCATTCAATTTGCCATCATCAATTTTACTAGATAAATCTCTTACAAAACGTTTTGTAATTTCATGATGAGGATGTTCAAAAATATCTTTCACACTTGCTTCTTCAACAACTTTACCTTCACTCATTACAGCTATTCGATGACAGATTTTTTGAACAACTTCCATCTGATGTGTAATCATGACAATTGTAATTCCTAATTGTCTATTAATTTGAATTAATAAGTCTAGAATCTGTTCGGTTGTATCGGGGTCCAATGCACTTGTTGCTTCATCACAAAGTAAAATATGCGGATCATTAGCCAATGCTCTTGCAATCCCAACTCTTTGTTTTTGACCGCCTGAGAGCTCACTTGGATAAGCATTCTCTCTACCTGTTAAACCAACAAGTTCAATTAATTGTTTAGCCTTTTGTTGTCTTGTCTGTTTATCTACCCCTGCTATTTCTAAAGATAATTCAATATTCTTTTGAACTGTTCTTGACCAAAGTAGATTAAAGTGCTGAAAAATCATACCAATCTTTGTTCTTTTTTTTCTTAAACGTTCACCACTTAATTGAGATATGTCCTCTCCATCAATAATCACTTCACCACTCGTTTGTTTTTCCAATTGATTAATAATACGAACAAGAGTTGATTTCCCTGCTCCACTATATCCAATAACACCAAAGATTTCACCATCTTGAATTGTCAGATTGACATCTTGACAAGCACTAATATCACCCTTTTGTGTATGAAATATCTTTGTAATATGTTTAAGTTCAATCATAGTCTTTCCTCCCTTAAATATATAAAAACTCGTCCTACTGAAAGGACGAGCATCACCCGTGTTACCACCTTAATTTACTATAATCTCACAATTATAGCCTCTTCGAGTACCAACATACTCTAGTACTGTAACGGGTACATCCGTTATTGGCTCATTATTCACCAATAAAACTCCAAGACCATCTTCATTTATCTCCACTTGTTCTTTTCCACCACCCAAGAACTCTCTATGAAGCTTATAATAAACTACTCTTCTCTTCACTGTTGTTGATAATATATTATCTTGAATAAAAACAATTGTCAAACATTTTTTTCACTTTTAACAAATAAATGCATGATCAACTTGTATAACACAGAAATAAGAAGGATTCAACTCATAGACCTTTTCTTCGATCTTTCTTTTTAAATCAATATGTGCAATCTCATCATCTGCTGGAATCAATACATCAAAAATCAAATTCGTATGAGTTGGCCCACTGACAATTCTAAAATCATGAATACTATAACATTGATTAATATCATTCACAATAAATTTCACTTTTTCACGTAAATGATTTGTTAATTCATCATTCATATCAATCGGATCCATATGAATTGTTGTTAAAATATCAAACTTATGTAATAATTCTCTTTCAATAAGATCTATTTGATCATGGAGGACCATCACATCTTCACGACAATCAACTTCAGCATGAAATGTCATATATTGTCGTCCCGGTCCATAATCATGCATCATAAAATCATGAATACCAATCACCTTATCAAATGACATAACAAAATCATAGATTTGATTAATTAATTCCTTATCAGGAGCTTGCCCTAATAAAGGATCAACTGTATCTCTGAAAATATCTACACCAGACTTCAATACAAACAAAGACACAATAACACCTATAACCCCATCTACTGGTAAATCAGTGACAAGACTTAAACACAACGAAATTAAAGTTGCAAATGTTGTAATAACATCATTTAAACTATCCTGAGCTGCTGCCTTTAATGATGTTGAATGAATGAATTGACCCGCCTTTTTATTAAATGATGCCATCCAAAGTTTTGTAAGTATAGAAATAACCAAAACAATAACAGCTGTTAACTGAAAATTCAGTTCTTCTGGTTGAAGAATTTTCATGAAAGATTCTTTTAAAGAAGAAAATGCGACTAATAATATCAAAAAAGCAATAATCAGTCCTGTAATATATTCATATCTTCCATGACCATAAGGATGATCAGCATCTGGATGTTTGCCAGCCAATTTAAACCCAAACAGAGTGGCCAAATTACTTCCCATATCAGATAAGTTGTTAAATCCATCGGCTTGAATAGCAACTGACCTTGTTATAAATCCAAAAATCAATTTAAAGACAACCATAAAACCATTACAAATAATGGAAAGGATACTACATAGTGTTCCATATCTTTCTCTGACTTTTGGATGACTACTATCATCATAATTTTCTATGTACTTCTTTACAATCAATTGGAACATCATGAATCCCCCTTCTATCATAGTATAACTGAAAAGACATTGACATATTCATCAATATCCTTTCAGTTATTCTGGAATTTTCAATAGATATCTATCTATTTTATAACTCATTTCAATCTTTTGTTTATTTTTATAAATATCATTAAAGAAAATGTCTTTAGGCAATTCTATATAATAGAATATTCTACATTTTTCTCCTTGTTGAATAACAGTATTTTCATCTTCAACAAAATCTCGTTTATCTTTGGTTTGTTTGGCAATATGAAACAAATGAATATTCTGTCCACGAATACGTAAAGCAGGTAAATCCGCTAGTTTCATATCATGATGACTTTTATTCTCAAAATCACAACTGCCATATAAAAACAGATTCTTTTTATCTTCCAATTCAAAATAAAAATATTCACCACTTGTATCATCAGGAAGAACTTTATTCAAGATTCCTAAATCATCAAACTTCATAGACAATTCATTATTCATATCTAAAACCTGATTTAATTCAATAATTTGTTTTTGATTCTGATAATCTTTATAAATAAAATCAACAACATACTCCTGGTCTTCAATATAAAATGACAATCTTAAATTCTCTTCTCTTTGTTGAGAATCAATAGTTGCATTCATA harbors:
- a CDS encoding methionine ABC transporter permease, producing MSTVLEQIDWDAMILSIQETLFMTFFSLLIAVVLGFGLGIILYVTKDDGLYPNKIINRILDFIVNLLRAVPFIILIIILLPVTIFLVGTMLGAKAALPALIISSAPFYARMCMIALSEVDKGTIEASKAMGASHLQIITKVLIPEAKPALISSITVMGISLVGYTAMAGCIGAGGLGNVAYMYGYARQNMVVMYTATFFVLVIVFIIQGIGDYVVKRIDKR
- a CDS encoding methionine ABC transporter ATP-binding protein — encoded protein: MIELKHITKIFHTQKGDISACQDVNLTIQDGEIFGVIGYSGAGKSTLVRIINQLEKQTSGEVIIDGEDISQLSGERLRKKRTKIGMIFQHFNLLWSRTVQKNIELSLEIAGVDKQTRQQKAKQLIELVGLTGRENAYPSELSGGQKQRVGIARALANDPHILLCDEATSALDPDTTEQILDLLIQINRQLGITIVMITHQMEVVQKICHRIAVMSEGKVVEEASVKDIFEHPHHEITKRFVRDLSSKIDDGKLNDNLKQIYPDGILLRLTFDEEISRLPIVSKVMKEIDLDLSIVSGNLTNTIDSSFGVLIVNVLGGDKQEYENVIQKFKDYQVIVEVI
- a CDS encoding cation diffusion facilitator family transporter — translated: MFQLIVKKYIENYDDSSHPKVRERYGTLCSILSIICNGFMVVFKLIFGFITRSVAIQADGFNNLSDMGSNLATLFGFKLAGKHPDADHPYGHGRYEYITGLIIAFLILLVAFSSLKESFMKILQPEELNFQLTAVIVLVISILTKLWMASFNKKAGQFIHSTSLKAAAQDSLNDVITTFATLISLCLSLVTDLPVDGVIGVIVSLFVLKSGVDIFRDTVDPLLGQAPDKELINQIYDFVMSFDKVIGIHDFMMHDYGPGRQYMTFHAEVDCREDVMVLHDQIDLIERELLHKFDILTTIHMDPIDMNDELTNHLREKVKFIVNDINQCYSIHDFRIVSGPTHTNLIFDVLIPADDEIAHIDLKRKIEEKVYELNPSYFCVIQVDHAFIC
- a CDS encoding HD domain-containing phosphohydrolase, with the protein product MKLCFNHLLLAFSYALDCVEKDYFKTTSYHGKRVSYICLLLGEHFALNNQQLSDLVGCAILHDNGLTEYYKQGDNTQEAEFLKIHCEVGEENIDYIPFFEDVHNVILYHHEAVDGSGPFHKMIDEIPLYAQLIHIADWIDVNYNLQDMSEKEYQNILLELHKLRNKEFSDKVVDAYLAALTYDKIIINNDQLENYLRENIHNIYQDFTDSQMLAICQLFARIIDSKSPHTRTHSIGVASKASYMALYYEYDEEMMLKLFFAGAMHDVGKLVIDRDVLEKPAQLTDSEYTYMQTHAYYSYKILSDMQLGEIVHWASYHHEKLDGSGYPFGKKAEELDFIDRLMACCDIYQALTEDRPYKDAMSHEKSIEIMRSMAVGNKIDSQIVEDMNKVFGKTS
- a CDS encoding MetQ/NlpA family ABC transporter substrate-binding protein; translation: MKKLLKIALALLLTVGIVGCGSQSDSSDEKTLTVSATLDPHAKILEQAKPLLKEKYGIDLEVKVLDDYYIFNKALDTGDVDANYFQHRPFFDGDVEKNNYKIAEAGAIHIEPFGFYSKTVKSKDQIKDGAKVIISNSVADHGRILAILADAGLITIKDGVKVLDATVKDIASNPKNLEFTEIKPELLATSFNNGEGDLVAINGNYALQANLNPTKDAVILESANADNPYVNIVACQKGHENDEKIKALVEVLKSDDIKKFIEETYKGSVIPVK